A region of Dermabacter vaginalis DNA encodes the following proteins:
- the speC gene encoding ornithine decarboxylase, with the protein MLSRTIGVSAALLGSDTTIHPIPGYELTALQGGDLANISAIILDQDDIDAGKVAEINDYGFGIPVFAAVKSTKDTTNLEGLHGVIALDDLQGDYFARQVAAAADKFEDEVLPPFFGALTKYYNRGFSPFDCPGHQGGQFFRQHPAGRRFFDFYGEELFRTDLCNADVAMGDLLIHDGPPVQATEAAARIFNADNTWFILNGTSSSNKVAINAVVGPDDLVLFDRNNHKSNIHGGLIMAGGKPVYLETARNAFGLIGGIDEHCFEEDYIRERLEKVAPERAKEERPFRLAIIQLGTYDGTIYNARQVVDKIGHLCDYILFDSAWVGYEQWIDIMKEGSPMLLELDENDPGILVTQSVHKQQAGFSQASQIHKKDSHIKGQDRYVNFDQFNNSYMMHASTSPYYPLFASLDINAKMHENGAGEKLWDEALKNSIEARKLILGNLKMLKPFVPTEVDGKPWESYDTETIASNRKFFEFHPGEQWHGFDSYVEGQYFVDPMKLLLTTPGLINKTGGFEYEDFGIPANILANYLRTQGIVPEKCDLNSILFLLTPADTIQKYSNLVAALRRFEEAVENDVPLQDVLPEIYAAHEDRYRGYTIRQLCQEMHDFYKNRTVAQLQKDMFREENFPKVEMTPQEANVEFIRGNVDYLPIEECKGRVAAEGALPYPPGVVVVVPGEVWGGPQYDYFMALEEGINQLPGFAPELQGVHMVTEEDGRQRAYGYVIRNK; encoded by the coding sequence ATGCTCAGCAGGACTATCGGAGTCAGTGCCGCACTTCTCGGCTCTGACACCACGATCCACCCGATCCCCGGCTATGAACTCACCGCACTCCAGGGCGGCGACCTCGCGAACATCTCCGCGATCATCCTCGATCAGGACGATATCGACGCGGGCAAGGTTGCCGAGATCAACGATTACGGCTTTGGCATTCCCGTCTTCGCTGCCGTGAAGAGCACCAAAGACACGACCAACCTCGAAGGTCTCCACGGCGTTATCGCCCTCGACGACCTCCAGGGCGACTACTTCGCTCGCCAGGTTGCTGCTGCCGCCGACAAGTTCGAGGACGAGGTTCTTCCCCCGTTCTTCGGTGCACTCACGAAGTACTACAACCGCGGCTTCTCGCCGTTCGACTGCCCCGGTCACCAGGGCGGCCAGTTCTTCCGCCAGCACCCGGCCGGCCGCCGCTTCTTCGACTTCTACGGCGAAGAGCTCTTCCGCACCGACCTTTGTAACGCTGACGTCGCCATGGGTGACCTCCTCATCCACGACGGCCCGCCCGTTCAGGCAACCGAAGCTGCCGCTCGCATCTTCAACGCCGACAACACCTGGTTCATCCTCAACGGCACCTCGTCGTCGAACAAGGTTGCCATCAACGCTGTTGTGGGCCCGGACGACCTCGTGCTGTTCGACCGTAACAACCACAAGTCGAACATCCACGGCGGCCTCATCATGGCCGGCGGCAAGCCCGTCTACCTCGAGACCGCACGTAACGCGTTCGGCCTCATCGGCGGCATCGACGAGCACTGCTTCGAAGAGGACTACATCCGTGAGCGCCTCGAGAAGGTTGCCCCCGAGCGTGCAAAGGAAGAGCGTCCGTTCCGCCTCGCGATCATCCAGCTCGGCACCTACGACGGCACGATCTACAACGCCCGCCAGGTTGTCGACAAGATCGGTCACCTCTGTGACTACATCCTGTTCGACTCCGCATGGGTTGGCTACGAGCAGTGGATCGACATCATGAAGGAAGGCTCGCCGATGCTCCTCGAGCTCGACGAGAACGACCCCGGCATCCTCGTGACCCAGTCCGTGCACAAGCAGCAGGCTGGCTTCTCGCAGGCCTCGCAGATCCACAAGAAGGACTCGCACATCAAGGGCCAGGATCGGTACGTGAACTTTGACCAGTTCAACAACTCGTACATGATGCACGCCTCGACGAGCCCCTACTACCCGCTGTTCGCCTCGCTCGACATCAACGCCAAGATGCACGAGAACGGCGCCGGCGAGAAGCTGTGGGACGAAGCCCTCAAGAACTCGATTGAGGCTCGTAAGCTCATCCTCGGCAACCTCAAGATGCTCAAGCCGTTCGTCCCCACCGAGGTTGACGGCAAGCCTTGGGAGTCGTACGACACCGAAACCATCGCCTCGAACCGTAAGTTCTTCGAGTTCCACCCGGGCGAGCAGTGGCACGGCTTCGACAGCTACGTTGAAGGCCAGTACTTCGTTGACCCGATGAAGCTCCTGCTCACCACGCCGGGCCTCATCAACAAGACCGGTGGCTTCGAGTACGAAGACTTCGGCATCCCGGCCAACATTCTCGCGAACTACCTGCGTACGCAGGGCATCGTCCCCGAGAAGTGCGACCTCAACTCGATCCTGTTCCTCCTCACCCCGGCGGACACGATCCAGAAGTACTCGAACCTCGTCGCAGCGCTCCGCCGCTTCGAAGAGGCCGTCGAGAACGACGTCCCGCTGCAGGACGTTCTCCCGGAGATCTACGCTGCGCACGAGGACCGCTACCGCGGTTACACGATCCGCCAGCTCTGCCAGGAGATGCACGACTTCTACAAGAACCGCACGGTTGCGCAGCTCCAGAAGGACATGTTCCGCGAGGAGAACTTCCCGAAGGTCGAAATGACCCCGCAGGAAGCAAACGTCGAGTTCATCCGCGGCAACGTCGACTACCTGCCGATCGAAGAGTGCAAGGGCCGCGTTGCGGCCGAGGGCGCTCTTCCCTACCCCCCGGGTGTCGTCGTGGTTGTTCCCGGTGAGGTCTGGGGCGGCCCGCAGTACGACTACTTCATGGCACTTGAAGAGGGCATCAACCAGCTGCCCGGTTTCGCTCCTGAGCTCCAGGGCGTTCACATGGTGACCGAAGAAGACGGCCGCCAGCGTGCCTACGGGTACGTCATCCGCAACAAGTAA
- the lysS gene encoding lysine--tRNA ligase, whose protein sequence is MSELNAGPNAGVETQTTADQRAVRMGKRADMLKQEERLPYPVGVENTTTIQAVLEKHGDLEGSEVKSGDIVGISGRVIHVRKTGKLVFAVLQAGDHSRLQAMLVENAVGEQAFEDFNRLVDIGDHIFVHGEIGTSRTGELSIYADRWEMASKSLRPLPNLHTDLSDEMRMRRRYVDLIVNPEAQRIARLRTRVIQALRDTFRERNYIELETPMLQVVPSGASARSFDTHMNAFDMQVSLRIAPELFLKRAVVGGLDRVFEINRNFRNEGADSTHSPEFTMLECYEAYADYNVMANLAQELIQNAAIAATGSTLVTLDDGTEFDLGGEWKRIDLYESISHYAGEEITPETSAEHLRELARKFEVDVDEETLGHGKLVEEIWEHLIPAEELYNPVFVMNYPVETSPLTRDHRDRPGVVEKWDLYIRGSEIGTAYSELADPVIQRERFVQQAQLAAGGDEDAMRYDEDFCDAMEFGFPPSGGMGIGIDRVLQTITGLGIRETILFPLIKPIEN, encoded by the coding sequence GTGTCTGAGCTCAATGCTGGCCCCAACGCGGGCGTCGAGACCCAAACTACCGCTGACCAACGCGCGGTGCGCATGGGTAAGCGGGCCGACATGCTCAAGCAGGAAGAGCGACTGCCTTACCCCGTCGGTGTGGAAAACACCACGACGATCCAGGCCGTCCTCGAAAAGCACGGCGATCTCGAGGGCTCCGAGGTCAAGAGCGGCGACATCGTCGGCATTTCCGGCCGCGTCATTCACGTGCGTAAGACGGGCAAGCTCGTCTTCGCCGTTCTGCAGGCGGGCGATCATTCGCGACTGCAAGCGATGCTCGTTGAAAATGCAGTGGGCGAGCAAGCCTTTGAAGATTTCAACCGTCTTGTTGATATTGGCGACCACATCTTCGTTCATGGTGAAATTGGCACCTCGCGAACTGGCGAGCTTTCCATCTACGCTGATCGTTGGGAAATGGCATCCAAGTCCCTTCGCCCACTGCCCAACCTCCACACCGACCTCAGCGACGAGATGCGAATGCGTCGCCGATATGTCGACCTCATCGTCAATCCCGAGGCCCAGCGCATTGCACGCCTGCGCACCCGCGTCATCCAGGCTCTTCGCGACACTTTCCGTGAACGCAACTACATCGAGCTTGAAACTCCGATGCTTCAGGTTGTGCCCTCGGGCGCGTCCGCGCGCTCTTTTGATACGCACATGAACGCGTTCGATATGCAGGTTTCTCTCCGAATCGCACCTGAGCTCTTCCTGAAGCGTGCGGTCGTGGGGGGCCTCGATCGAGTATTCGAGATCAACCGCAACTTCCGAAACGAGGGCGCGGACTCGACCCACTCTCCCGAGTTCACCATGCTCGAATGCTACGAGGCGTATGCCGACTACAACGTCATGGCCAACCTCGCTCAGGAACTTATCCAGAATGCTGCCATTGCAGCAACAGGATCGACTTTGGTCACCCTTGACGATGGCACCGAGTTCGATCTGGGCGGCGAGTGGAAGCGCATCGATCTCTACGAAAGCATCTCCCACTATGCCGGCGAAGAGATCACCCCTGAGACTTCGGCGGAGCACCTCCGCGAACTCGCCCGCAAGTTCGAAGTGGATGTCGACGAAGAAACACTCGGTCACGGAAAGCTTGTGGAAGAGATTTGGGAACACCTCATCCCTGCCGAAGAGCTGTACAACCCCGTGTTTGTCATGAACTACCCTGTTGAAACTAGCCCGCTTACGCGCGACCACCGTGATCGCCCCGGAGTTGTTGAAAAGTGGGATCTTTACATCCGCGGGTCTGAAATTGGCACCGCCTATTCCGAGCTCGCCGATCCCGTCATCCAAAGGGAGCGGTTCGTTCAGCAGGCTCAACTTGCCGCCGGCGGCGATGAAGATGCTATGCGTTACGACGAAGACTTCTGCGATGCGATGGAATTCGGGTTCCCGCCGTCAGGCGGCATGGGTATCGGCATTGACCGTGTTCTGCAGACCATCACCGGTTTGGGGATCCGTGAAACAATTCTTTTCCCGCTCATCAAGCCGATCGAGAACTAG
- the potE gene encoding putrescine-ornithine antiporter: protein MNDKPVQKKMGVVQLTILTMVNMMGSGIIMLPTKLAQIGTISILSWIVTAGGATILAYCFAKLGRYSRNAGGMGGYAEYAFGKSGSFMANYTYILSLGIANIAIAISAVGYGLTLFDIDTSGMSNGPLIVGGLAIATMWLATVLNFGGASITGKIGSITVWGVIAPVLGICIIGWFWFSPSTWTAAWNPHDLGFFKAVSSSIAMTLWAFLGLESASANSDAVENPEKNVPIAVMGGTLGAAVMYILSTNVVAGIVNHEELAASNGPFGLAFAHMFNPTVGRIITALMVIACFGSLLGWQFTIAEVARSMAKVGQLPKIFNHVTKAGAPIIGMCIITGLQTLLSFFTMSPSLAEQFEVLVNLAVITNLIPYLLSMGAVKILQKRSGVPSSKARVVNVLAFIAALYSLYSLFTAGEQAMMGGALVTFFGWTLFGVLAPRLLDGRQSDNDKVHEEIEKAKQSPSGLNPASA from the coding sequence ATGAACGATAAACCAGTTCAAAAGAAAATGGGAGTTGTGCAGTTGACCATCCTCACGATGGTTAACATGATGGGCTCCGGCATTATTATGCTTCCTACGAAGCTTGCTCAAATCGGCACAATCTCGATCCTTTCTTGGATTGTTACCGCCGGCGGTGCGACAATTCTTGCGTACTGTTTTGCCAAGCTTGGTCGTTACAGCCGAAACGCTGGTGGGATGGGCGGCTATGCCGAATACGCTTTCGGTAAGTCCGGCTCGTTCATGGCCAACTACACCTACATTCTCTCGCTCGGCATTGCCAACATTGCTATCGCTATCTCGGCTGTTGGCTACGGCCTTACGCTCTTCGATATTGATACGTCAGGCATGAGCAACGGTCCTCTGATTGTGGGTGGCCTCGCCATCGCCACGATGTGGCTCGCGACCGTTCTTAACTTCGGCGGTGCCAGCATTACCGGCAAGATCGGTTCAATTACCGTGTGGGGCGTTATTGCCCCGGTTCTCGGCATCTGCATCATTGGTTGGTTCTGGTTCTCGCCGTCGACTTGGACCGCTGCTTGGAACCCGCATGACCTTGGCTTCTTCAAGGCTGTTTCGTCGTCGATCGCCATGACACTGTGGGCCTTCCTGGGGCTCGAGTCCGCATCGGCTAACTCTGACGCTGTCGAGAACCCCGAAAAGAACGTTCCGATTGCTGTTATGGGCGGTACCCTCGGTGCCGCAGTCATGTACATCCTTTCGACTAACGTTGTCGCGGGTATCGTGAACCACGAGGAACTCGCTGCATCGAACGGCCCGTTCGGTCTGGCCTTCGCTCACATGTTCAACCCGACCGTTGGTCGCATCATCACTGCCCTCATGGTCATCGCTTGCTTTGGCTCGCTGCTCGGGTGGCAGTTCACCATCGCCGAGGTGGCGCGTTCGATGGCGAAGGTTGGGCAACTCCCCAAGATCTTCAACCATGTCACCAAGGCTGGTGCGCCGATTATCGGCATGTGCATCATTACGGGTCTTCAGACCCTCCTCTCGTTCTTTACGATGAGCCCGAGCCTTGCTGAACAGTTCGAGGTTCTGGTCAACCTTGCGGTTATCACGAACTTGATTCCCTACCTCCTTTCGATGGGTGCAGTCAAGATTCTGCAGAAGCGTTCGGGAGTTCCGTCCAGCAAGGCACGTGTTGTCAACGTTCTTGCGTTTATCGCAGCTCTGTACTCGCTTTACTCGCTGTTCACCGCTGGGGAGCAGGCCATGATGGGTGGCGCGCTCGTCACGTTCTTCGGCTGGACCCTGTTCGGTGTCCTCGCTCCGCGGCTGCTTGACGGTCGACAGAGCGACAATGACAAGGTTCACGAAGAGATTGAGAAGGCTAAGCAATCCCCGTCTGGGCTCAATCCAGCATCGGCTTGA
- a CDS encoding alpha-amylase family protein: MALFGRKKTSSPANSPESARTKKERVQDAQASDPQPTTPPAAEVTPQGAPPGTAPAPRTQLPPEERQTHAAPLPAHERGSMAAPPQATDEQTPSRHLTTSFDLRLARYGDDLRRGLTMIYGEKANDTFERVLGIVAKAMVERSEDLRTLDEQRLLSPDWLQDPRQLAYVAYADRFAGNLRGVEQHLDYLETLGVTHLHLMPLLEPREGNSDGGYAVKDYGKVRADLGTMDDLESLASALHKKGMSLELDLVLNHVAKEHEWAERARAGEDKYLKYFLTFPDRTEPDEWEKSLPEIFPDFAPGNFTFDETLQRWVWTTFNDFQWDLNWANPDVFCEFVEIICALANRGVDLLRLDAIAFTWKRKGTDSQNLPEVHFLTRALRAAARIAAPALALKAEAIVGPQDLVGYLGVGEHAGKLSDMTYHNSYMVQLWSALASRDTTLLRVALAKFPPKPANTTWGSYVRCHDDIGWAVTDADAAEAGLDGFAHRAFLSEFYSGTFPGSFAEGLVFQHNPTTGDKRISGSLASLAGLEKALKSGRESDIALAIDRITLLHAAMLGFGGQPLLYMGDELGMLNDPHWACDPAHADDNRWVHRPRMDWELAREALAQVDEGQGSSASAELGSGSASHPTPAAAQVLSRFVHLVSVRKGLPQLHASVSSTAVAAPDARLLVLHRDHPLSEMLEVFNMSEYPVPLNPTFLREFVGSTPREAIAGVEWDLDVDQVMIQPYATLWFLGPERTAPQK; this comes from the coding sequence GTGGCACTTTTCGGCAGAAAAAAGACTTCCTCGCCAGCGAATTCTCCCGAGAGCGCCCGCACGAAAAAGGAGCGCGTGCAAGACGCGCAAGCGTCGGACCCACAACCCACGACACCCCCCGCAGCCGAGGTCACCCCACAGGGGGCGCCGCCCGGAACCGCGCCCGCGCCGCGCACCCAGCTCCCACCCGAAGAGCGCCAAACGCACGCCGCTCCCCTGCCCGCACACGAGCGCGGCTCCATGGCCGCACCACCTCAGGCCACCGACGAGCAGACGCCAAGCCGCCACCTCACGACCAGCTTCGACCTGCGTCTTGCCCGCTATGGCGACGATCTTCGGCGCGGCCTCACCATGATCTACGGCGAAAAAGCCAACGACACCTTCGAACGCGTCCTCGGCATCGTCGCGAAGGCGATGGTGGAACGCAGCGAGGACCTGCGCACCCTCGACGAGCAGCGCCTCCTCTCCCCCGATTGGCTGCAGGACCCGCGCCAGCTCGCTTACGTGGCCTACGCCGATCGCTTCGCGGGAAACCTGCGCGGCGTGGAACAGCACCTCGATTACCTCGAGACCCTCGGCGTCACGCACCTCCACCTCATGCCGCTGCTCGAACCACGCGAGGGCAATTCCGACGGCGGTTACGCGGTCAAGGATTACGGCAAGGTGCGCGCTGATCTTGGCACAATGGACGACCTCGAATCCCTCGCCTCGGCGCTGCATAAGAAAGGGATGAGCCTCGAGCTCGACCTCGTTCTCAACCACGTGGCGAAAGAACACGAATGGGCCGAGCGCGCGAGGGCCGGCGAGGACAAATACCTCAAGTACTTCCTGACATTCCCCGATCGCACCGAACCCGACGAATGGGAAAAATCCCTTCCGGAGATTTTCCCCGACTTCGCGCCGGGCAACTTCACGTTCGACGAAACGTTGCAGCGTTGGGTGTGGACCACCTTCAACGACTTCCAGTGGGACCTCAATTGGGCAAACCCCGATGTGTTCTGCGAATTCGTGGAGATCATCTGCGCCCTCGCCAACCGTGGCGTTGACCTGCTGCGGCTCGACGCGATCGCCTTCACGTGGAAGCGCAAAGGAACCGATTCGCAGAACCTGCCGGAGGTACATTTCCTCACGCGCGCCTTGCGCGCGGCGGCCCGCATTGCCGCTCCCGCACTCGCGCTCAAAGCCGAAGCGATCGTGGGCCCCCAAGACCTCGTGGGCTACCTCGGCGTGGGCGAACACGCCGGCAAGCTCTCCGACATGACCTACCACAACAGCTACATGGTGCAGCTGTGGAGCGCCCTCGCCTCACGCGACACCACTCTCTTGCGCGTGGCGCTCGCGAAGTTCCCGCCGAAACCGGCGAACACGACATGGGGAAGCTATGTGCGCTGCCACGATGACATTGGCTGGGCCGTCACCGATGCCGACGCCGCCGAGGCCGGCCTCGACGGATTCGCGCACCGCGCTTTTCTCTCCGAGTTCTACTCCGGCACCTTCCCCGGCAGCTTCGCCGAGGGCCTCGTGTTCCAGCACAACCCCACAACCGGCGATAAGCGCATAAGCGGCTCCCTCGCCTCGCTCGCAGGGCTCGAAAAAGCGCTGAAATCGGGGCGCGAGAGCGACATCGCCCTCGCGATCGACCGCATCACCCTCCTACACGCCGCCATGCTTGGCTTCGGCGGGCAGCCACTGCTTTATATGGGCGATGAGCTCGGCATGCTGAATGACCCCCACTGGGCATGCGACCCCGCCCACGCCGATGACAACCGCTGGGTGCACCGCCCCCGCATGGACTGGGAACTCGCGCGGGAGGCGCTCGCGCAGGTCGACGAAGGTCAAGGCTCGAGTGCGAGCGCGGAGCTGGGTTCGGGTTCGGCTTCCCATCCGACGCCTGCCGCCGCACAAGTGCTCTCCCGTTTCGTGCACCTCGTCAGCGTGAGAAAGGGCCTGCCGCAGCTCCATGCGAGCGTGTCCTCCACAGCGGTGGCGGCGCCAGATGCGCGGCTCCTCGTTCTTCATCGCGACCACCCGCTCAGCGAAATGCTCGAGGTCTTCAATATGAGTGAGTACCCGGTGCCGCTCAATCCGACGTTCCTCCGGGAGTTCGTGGGGTCAACGCCGCGCGAAGCGATCGCCGGCGTCGAATGGGACCTCGACGTGGACCAGGTCATGATTCAGCCCTATGCCACATTGTGGTTCCTTGGGCCGGAGCGGACAGCCCCGCAAAAGTAG